ATTGCATCTTATTTGTCTGCTATAAGCCATTTTGCCAGCTGGCTCATTACAGTCAAAGTTACAAAAGTAAATGATGACGTTGTTGAAAAGTATTTATATAATTTAATACATACACAATCGCGATCTATTTCTTCCATGAAGCAAACAATTGCTTCGTTAAAATTTGTTTTTTCTGAAGTATTAAATAGGGACATTCCTTCTGCCTTAAACATTCGATTTCGAAAAGAAGAAAAAATTCCCGTTGTCCTCTCAGAATCGGAAGTAGCACGTATTTTGAATTCTGTGAAAAATTTAAAACATAAAACGATTTTAATGACAGTTTATTCATCGGGGATTCGTTTAAACGAACTTATTTCTCTCCAAATAAAAGATATAGATTTTGATCGAAATCTCATTGTTGTTAAAATGGGAAAAGGGAAAAAGGATCGCCAGTCTGTTTTGTCGAAATCATTGAAAATGGTTTTAAAGCGCTATTTGCTAGAATATCATCCGTCACACTATTTATTCGAAGGGCAAAAAGGGGGGAAGTATAGTGCCAGTTCTGTCCAAGCGATTATGAAAAAGGCAGTGAATAAAGTTGGCATTAAAAAGCATGCAACTGTTCATACATTACGCCATAGTTTTGCGACGCATTTATTAGAAAATGGAACAGATATTCGATTTATTCAAGAATTGTTAGGGCATAAAAGATTAGAAACAACACAAATATACACACACATTTCTAAAGTGTCATTCAACCGAATTAAAAGTCCATTAGATAGATTAAAAATCGATAAATAACATGTTTGAATTCATCACCAATTATTTCGTCCCCAAGACCAAAGAATCGGCCCAAATCTACCGAACAAAAATTGGTGTCTTTGAAGGTTGGGTTTCAGTCCTCGTTAATGGAATTCTTTTTGTTATAAAATTAGCGATTGGAATTATGGTGGGCGCCGTTAGTCTCATCGCAGATGCAGTCCATACTTTGAGTGATGTTATATCATCAGGTGTGGTTATTTGGGGATTTAAACAAGCGGAAAAACCTGCAGATGTTGAACATCCTTATGGACATGGGCGGGCAGAATATATTGCCACTTTAATTATCGCTATTTTGTTGGTAGTTGCAGGAATTGAATTTATTCAAGTGGCCATTGACAGAATTAGAAATCCAGAATTAGTATCTTCTGAATGGTGGATGGTTGTTGCTTTGGGTGTCACCATCCTTTTAAAAGAGGTAACAGCGCGATATGCAGAATTTTTATCGTCAAAGATAGCCTCGGGAACACTCCATGCCGATGCATGGCACCATCGTTCCGATGCAATTTCGAGTCTATTGGTGGTAATTGCATTGGTCGCCGGTAATTTTGGTTATCCTGCCGTAGATGGTTGGGCGGGATTGGGCGTTTCTCTATTTTTAATTTATACCGGTTATGAGATTGCCAAAGAGGCTGTGGATGATCTCATCGGTAAACCGCCTTCATCTGAAGAGGTGGAAACTATTCGCCAAATTGTTTTGGATGTGAATGGTGTATTAGGTGCCCATGATATTATTGTTCATAGTTATGGTCATGATAAATTTGTAAGCATTCATGTTGAGATTGATGCAATAAAATCCACCGGAGAAGCGCACGATATTTCAGAAGAAGTGGAGTCTCGGCTTGAAGCATCATTGGGCGTGGAACCTACCATTCATTTGGACCCAGTCCATCCCAATGATCCCCTTGTGCAGGATGTGATGAACCATTTATCCAGCATTACTTCCCAAGATGATCGGGTAACGGATTTTCACGACATCAGGGTGGTGAATACTGAAAATCACCAAGTTATTTTATTTGGGACTAATATGAAAATTGGGACAACTCAGAAGGATATTGTTGCTTGCAACCAAGGACTTGAAAAAAGTTTAAAAGAAAAATTTAATAACTATGAGGTGCAGATCAAAGTATCGCCTATGCACCGTTTTTGATCAGGATATTTCGCCAGAGTAAAACCGTTTTTCTTGGCCATTTACTTCTAATACAGCCGATCCTGTTTCACCCAAAGATTTAAAAATGCCATTGATCATTTCGTCCCCGTTATGAAAGTGTACCGTTTCGTTTAAATGGCCGCAAGCAGCTTCCCAATGGGATTGGATCGTTTTAATATTTTCAGGAAGTCCATCGATTAGAGGTTCTAGCGTATTTAATATTTCTGCTAAAACCCTTTCGCGCTGGAAAAATATATTGGATTGAATATGCATAGATGTGGCGGAAGTTTGGAGTGATTGGTCAAAATCATCCATGGTTTCATTCACATTGAGTCCGATGCCAATTACGGCTTGATTTAATTTATTCCCTTTTACTTTTGACTCACAGAGAATGCCGCCCACTTTTTTCCCGTTTAGGATAAGGTCGTTGGGCCATTTCAATTTTACATCCGTATTAAAATTCAACAGCGCTTTTTGAACGGCCAGTCCAGATAAGATAGGAAGCCAACCGGAAAGATTCGCATTTAAATCATGAAGAAGAATGAGGGAGAAGGTGAGGCTTTTATCAGCAGCTGCAAACCATTTACGATCGGCTCGGCCTTTGCCACTAAATTGATTGTCTGTAACAATAAGGGCACCCGACTGGGCGCCCTCAATAATAATTTCCCAAGCTTCAGAATTGGTGGATTCCAGCCGGGTATAATATTCAATCTGTTGACCAAATATCCTGGTTTTCAGGTTGGCCTGGACCAGGTTGGTAAACAACATGGTGTTTTAAGCGTTGGGGTCTAACTTTTCACGCAGTTTCAAAGTCATACCGGGATTTAATATACCGGCATTGGCTTTGATTGTTTCTTCATTATCCCAAAGAAGAATGATCCATGATTTTGCATCGCCATATTTATTCCCTGCGATATTCCAAAGATTGTCACCAGTCTGAACAGTGTATTCTGTATAAGTCGGTTCAGCTGTTTTTGCGGAGAGACGTTCCTTTTGAAGATTTAGAAAATGATAGGGAAATATGATATTTGGGTTTTCGCCAATTTCATTTTTATTCCATGCGTAGATCTGACGCCACAGGCGAAAATCGCCATATTCTCTTTTTGCGATTTTAATCAAAAAGTCGCCGGGCTCTATCATTTGCTTTTCCCATGCGAAATCTGGGAATAAAACTTCAGGGTCAACCTTAATTTCTTTTTTTGGTTTCTCTGAAACTATTTTTTTATCCTTATCAACATCGGCAGCAGGTCCGTGTTCCGGTATATCGGTTGAATTCGTTTCTTCAATAACTTCTGGTTTGGCAGCAAAAGTTGCTTCTTGTGGTGTTGGGAGTTCGGCACGTTTTACTTCACTAGAATTTTGTGTTGCATCTGTATCTTGGAGTTCCAGAGCCGGGGCCGTTTGTTTTCCACAGGAAACTATAAATAGGAGTGTTACGCTTGCGAGAATCTTTTTCATAATCTATGCCTTATTTTTTTAAAAAGGGATGATAACTAAGTAAGAACTTAATAATACTTAATTAGTTTAAACATGTTCCAAATTGAAATAATATGCTTCAAAACAGTGTTTTATTTTAGATGTAAGAAAAAATATATAAAATAAAAATAATGTTGATTTAGGTTAAAATTCTCCAAATTGGGATCGTAATGAATCTGCCACCTCACCTAATGTACATTCAGCGCGAATACAGTCAATAATGGCAGGCATTAAATTATTCTCAGAATTGGCTACGGATTGCAGCACAGTTAGCTTTGATTGAACGGAACCATTATCCCGATCTTCCTTAAACTTTAGGACGCCATCAATTTGATTTTTTACCGATTCTTGGTTGATTTCCTGAAGGTCAGATTCTGATTCATCATCTTCTTCAAAACTATTTACACCAACAATCTTATTGTCTTTGCTATCCACGGACTTCTGGTATTCATAGGCACTTTTACCAATCTCACTTTGAACCCATCCCGCCTTGATGGCAGAAATTGCGCCACCCATATTGTCAATTTTTTCAATGATTGCCAAAGCTTCTTCTTCTAAATCTGATGTGAGTTTTTCTATCACTTCACTACCACCCAGTGGATCTACAAAATTTGTAACACCCGATTCATGGGCAATCACCTGTTGGGTTCGTAGGGCCAATTTCGCAGAATTGTCTGTAGGCAATGCTAATGCTTCATCAAATGCATTCGTATGTAATGATTGGGTCCCGCCCAGAACCGCGGATAAAGCTTGAATTGTAGTGCGCACCACATTATTATCTACTTGTTGCGCTGTTAGTGTGGAGCCACCGGTTTGGGTGTGAAATCGGCATAGCATGGCTTTTTCATCTGTAGCACCAAAGCGATCTTTCATGATTTTTGCCCAAAGGCTTCGGGCAGCTCGGAATTTTGCTATTTCAGTTAGAAAATCATTATGAGCGTTAAAAAAGAATGAAAGCCTTTTTCCAAAAGCATCTACTTTTAATCCTTTATCTATGGCAGCCTGAACGTATGCAATTCCATTGGCGATTGTGAAAGCCAGTTCTTGGGCGGCGGTGGATCCCGCTTCCCGTATGTGGTAACCAGAAATGGAAATCGTATTCCATTTAGGGACATGATCTGCGCAAAATGAAAATACATCCGTTACCAGTCGCATAGACGCTTCCGGTGGATAAATGTAAGTTCCTCGTGCGATGTATTCTTTTAATATATCATTCTGAATCGTGCCGTGAAGTTTGTCCGGGGCGACGCCATTTTTTTCTGCAGACACAATGTATAAAGCCAACATAGTTGCTGCCGTGGCATTTATGGTCATGGATGTGGACACTTGATCTAGTGGTATATCCTTAAATAATCGATCTATATCCCGGATGGAAGAAATGGGGACACCCACTTTTCCCACTTCTCCTTCTGCCATGGAATGATCTGAATCATATCCTATTTGTGTGGGTAGGTCAAAGGCCACTGATAGTCCCGATACTCCTTGGTCTAGAAGATAACGATAGCGTTGGTTGGATTCTTCAGCAGAAGTAAATCCAGCATATTGGCGCATGGTCCAAAGCCTATCCTGATACATATTGGGATAGATGCCACGGGTGAAGGGGAATTGACCTGCTTTATCCGCCACTATTTCATTCCGCGATCTTTTTTAATGTTTTGATAAGCATCATTCACTGCTTTGAATTTTTCTTCTGCCAAACTGATGAGGTCTTTACCTAAGTGTCCCACTTTATCGGGGTGATATTTTGTAGCCATTTTCCGATAAGCTTTTTTTACGTCACTATCAGAGGCGGAAAGGTCTACTTCTAAGATGGTGTAATCAGAAAGTGTATCTCTAAAAAACATGGCCCGGATGGAATCAAAATCACCTTCATTAATATTTAGATAACGGGCGATAGTATGGATAACCTTCACTTCGTCTGGGTGGACATGACCATCCGATTTTGAAAGTCCAAATAATACATGAATTAATTCCAATCGGCTGGGGTGATCCATAGAACGGACGATTTGCCGGCACACATCCTTGAGTGGATAATCTTGTTTCACAATATCCTTGAACAGGGTCATAAAATCCCGAACTTGTTTTTGACTAAATTGCTTGGATAGGAATTGTTTTACATAATCCAGTTCAGATTTCAGCATTTGTTTGTCCGCTTTCATCACAGCCGAAAACAGAACCAATAAGGATACAATAAAGTCTCCCGGTTGGGTTTGAGGATAATCACTGGATTGGTAAGCGCCCCCATAGGTGCCGCTGGCTTGTGCTGACATCCCGGCCAAAGAATAACCGATTATGGCACCAATTGGACCGCCCAAGACCCATCCCAGGCCTCCCCACAACATTTTTTTACCGACACTCACGTAATTTTATCCTTTCAAGAGTTGGCGAAGTTAATACTATTTTCTTTGTCTTAAGAAAGCAGAAGAATCCAAAGTAAACGAATTATGGAAGTTTCAAAGAAAACAAAAGCAGCCCTTTGGTGGCATCGACTACGGAAAAAAAATAATTATGGGACCGATACCTTTTCATTGTCTCCTAACGGGAGGGGTGTCTACAGGTTCCTGATTATTCTCCCGGAACATACTACCCAATCAGAATTGGCAAAACGATTTGTCTTTTCCATGCGTAATGCTCTAGGTCCAAAGGATATTAATAAAGTACAGATTCTTGGCCCTGCTCATGTTGGTAATCTATTAAACTTAGAAGATTTTCGTGATTTTATATTATATACAGAGGCAGATCTAAATCGTTGGGGCCTCCCGGGAAAAAAGTTGAATTGGGCTTGCCAGCGAATCCAAGCGGATGCAGTTTTGGATTTGAATCAGGATTTTGCGCCTGTTTCCGCGACGATTTGTTCCGAGGTGAATGCACCATTAAAAGTGGGTTTTTATAGTGAAGAGGGAGAGGATTATTTTAATGTAATGATTCGTCGCCATGGAAGCGACTTGATGGAAAGTGGTTTTAAGGAAATATTTCAAATAATGGGAATACGATGAATATATATGTTTACGAAGATCAATCGGCATTGAATTTTGATCCGATTTCACTTACAAGGGCATCATTTGATATTCGGATTGGGGCTGAAACTTTCTTGGAGCGAATTCAGTCCATTTTTCCAGATGAAAAGATTTCTTTATTCGTAAGAGACGAATTAAAGGATGTAACCGCAGAGAGACACCCCGGTTTAGCTGTCAATCCAAATTCTGTTGAAGATGGCTTATGGCTTTTGGGAAATGTGATATGGGATGAAACTGCTGCAAGCTTATTCCAAAAAGAGGATATAGTATTTTATTCAAATCAAAATATCATCGGTGCAAATCTTTCAAAAAATGATGGAAATAAATGGATCAAAATGGGTGGACCAAATAAGACTGAACCACCTTTAGAAAATAAAATAGAGTTTGAAGCAGCTCATTGTCAATATCTTTGGAATATTTTGGGGCAGATTTCACAAACAATTTTTTCTGAGTCTCAGCAATTTCAAAATAAATTTAATGCGTCAAAATATCCCAATGCTGTTTTCATGAATGAAGAACAGGTATTTGTTGGGGATGCCACGATTCAACCTACGACATTGATTAATGCTGAAAATGGACCGGTAATAATTGATGATGGCGTATTGATTTATGGCCAAACTTATTTAGAGGGGCCATTATATGTTGGTCCCGGTTCCGTGATTAAACCATTTACCCAACTTAAAAATTCAATAATTGGTCCAGAATGTAAAATCGGTGGTGAGGTAGATACTGTTATTATTCAAGGGTTTACCAACAAGGTTCACGATGGACATCTAGGTGATTCCTTTTTGGGTGAGTGGGTAAACCTTGGTGCCGGAACCCAAAATAGTAATCTAAAAAATAATTATGCTTCGGTTAAAGTCCAGGTAAATGATAAAAGTGTAGATACAAAATCATTACACATTGGCTGCTTTATGGGAGACCATGTAAAAACAGCAATCGGTACCGTTATAAATACAGGAACCTTAATTGGGCCGGGAGCCATGATTGCGACAGATGGCTTTCCACCGAAGACGATTCGACCATTTACATGGTACGTAAATGGTAAACATCGAAAAGTAATGCTTGACAAATTCATTGAAACTGCATATCATGTAAAAGAAAGAAGGGGTCAAGAGCTCACAAATGGTGAAAAAACATTGCTTAAAAAAATGCAAAATAAGCGATGAATAATTGTTGCTGAGTGAATTGACTCCGATTATATTCGTGTCCCATTTTAGAGGAAAAAATTCATGTTAGAAGGCATAATCTGCCCTGTATGCGAAGCCACTTTGGATGAAGTGGATATTAAAGAATCACTGGTTTGCAAAAATTGTAAAACAGATTTAAAAGATAGAAAATTTCTGGACTTCCTAGAATTTCTCATGACCAATGGCATGGTAGAAGACTTGGATTTCTTTGATCAAAAGGTTTACAGTGAAGATGTAGAACGTCTTGAACCGGATGATGAAGAAGATGTTGATCCTGCTCAATTTGAGAAGAAAAAAGATATTTTCAGTTTATACGAAGGCGAAATAGAAATGTATAAACAAAAGGCCGAAGATGAAGAAATAAAAGGCTATGAAGATTTTGAAGGTATCGAAGAAGAGTGGGAAGATTTCAACCAGCGAGATTTCAAAGGATCAACCAAAAGTTCATAATCATGGAAGATAATAAGAATATTCAGCAAATTAATATTGAACTCTCTCAGGAAGTGAGTGAAGGAGAATATGCTAATTTTGTGGTGGTTACCCATTCACCGGCAGAATTTGTCATGGATTTTACTAAGATTCTTCCCGGCGTCACTAAGGCGCGGGTTCATTCTCGGGTGATAATGGCGCCCCAACATGCCAAAGCATTTTTAGCGGCATTGGGTGATAATATTAATAAGTTTGAACAGAAAAATGGTGAAATTACACCACCGGCCAATAATGGATTTGGTGAATATCCAATCACCCCCCCAGAAGGATCACTACCTAATTAGTAGAGAATCCACTTTGCGCCCCTTTTTAATTCCCTCATTTTAATTATAACCCACAGGCTGAGGACAGCCCAGGAAAGACCATAGCCTAGCAATCCTCCGAAAATAATATCGGCGGGATAATGCACACCAACATACACGCGGCTGAAAGCAATCATGGTTGCAATGGTGAAAAAGACTTTATTATAGCGCTCGTAGAAATAGCTGAAAACTACCGCTGCCGCAAACATATTGGCAGCATGAGAAGAAACAAAGCCGTACTTGCCACCTTTCCCCATTAAAACTCTAATTCCTTCTGTTAATTCATGGCTGGGTCTGAGGCGCTGAAAAAATGGCTTCAAGATTGAGGCAGATGTATAGTCCGCCAATCCAACAGAAACTATTAAAATCACTACGCAGATTTGTCCTCGACGACCGCCTTTTATAGCCAAATAGAAAACAATGAATAAAATTGGAACGGCCCAGATATTCTGATTGGTAATTATTGGCATTAAAAAATCAAAGATTGGATTGGCTGTAGTCGTGTTGAAAAAGTGAAAAATCGCCTTATCTACATTTATGAAGAATTCTAACATGGTGGAAATTAAGGTAAAATTTCTTTTAAAAAACACTTGACCGAGGAGAAATGCTGAGATAATTTTTCGTCTACTTATAGCAGGATTGTAACTAAAGAAGACTGGTTGTTCCCCCGCTCCCAGGATTCCTACAATCCTGCTTCTATTTTTAGAAAAAAGAAAAGGCCCCCGGTTACGGAGGCCTTTTTTATTTAGATTTGATATTTATAAAGTGCTTAAAATCGGGCATTGAGTTTTAGTGTAATGTGCCGACCTAATTTTGGTCCGCCAACAATTTCACGGTGGACATCGCCATTGAGATTATTAATATTAAGCAATAAGTCATATCGCTTACCGAAACGATATCCTACCATGGAATCCACAACCAGATATTGCTCAATAATCCCATAATGCACGCCGGCGGCCCATTCAAATTCAGGGATGTATCGAAATCCAATATTTCCGTGGAATCCTATTTCAGAATTATAAGCTAGCTTACCATTCACTTTAAACTTTGGTGCATTGATGGGGTCATAATCCCGTGTTAAGAAATTCCAAAAGCGTGTTTTACCCAAATATGAAAAATTAATATCTGCTGTAATCTGTGGCGTAATAAAGGTGTAAAAACTAGCATCCAATCCCCACAAACTCACGGCGCCATAGTTGATATTGGTCAACATTAAATTAACAGGATTATCAAAATCAACTGAGTCGTCAGACCACCAAGCACCCAAGGTGTCACCATTGGAAATGACCAATTCAGTACCCTTCCGTGCTGCGGGATCTTTATTCCACCAACCGCTTGGAATTATACTCCATTTAGATGATCCTCTTTCAATATAGTAGGCGCCAGGTATGCCATCGCCCCCATCTTTAATACCACTATGATTAGAAGTAGGAATGAATCCAAGTATAGCCGGATCGGGGTTATCTACAGAATAAAAGCCGTTGGACGTATCCAACACAACGGGAGTTACCCAGGTTAAATCACTAACAAAATCGCTGTATTTGCTATAGTAAAAATCGAAAGTGGCGCGAGTTCGTTCACCCACAAAACCAGCATAGCCAAATTCGTAAGTCCATACTTCTTCAGAACGAACGGGATCCAAATATTTATAATCTTCTTCATGAACAAAGGCATGAGGTCTGCCCAGAACCGCCGGTATAAAAAGTACAGATTTTTCTGGCATATTTGCCCATCGGAACTCAGATGGTGAACCATCCCGCACATCATACATCATAAGATTGCCATCGGTATTTCGGGTATAACCATAGCCATCTTTGTTGCCTCGGGCTTTTACAGGAAAGATGGAATATTGGGCCGCTAAAACATCCAAGTACAAGCCTTGAGATGATGGCGTATTAAAGGCTCTGGCTGCAGTTAATCGGAATGTTTGGTTGTCTTTAGGTTTCCACATCAATCCAAATTTGGGAGAAATCTGTGGGGAAAAATTAGCTGTCTCCATCGTAAGTGGATCAAGAATAAAGGGAATACCATTTTCATCCAGTAAACCACTGTGAAGATCGATCCGACCTGATATGATTAGCTCAAAATGATCGGAAAGTTTGGATTGGGATTGACCATAAAGACCGAATTCGTTGGTGACAAATAATTCATCCCACTCATCTATTTCTCCATCACCATCATTATCTTTTCCATCTTCGTCAAAACTAATTGGATTATTACCACCAGACCCATCAGGAAGTATCGTACCAAATGTTTTGGGCATGGTCCGTTGATAATCTCCACCCCAGATTAGTTTGGTATTGAGAAAATTGAAATCAAGATTGTGCTGGAATTGTAGATGAAAAAATTTGGACTGATCCCATACAACACCACCGGTTCTCATATTGCGTGTTGTACCAGAAATGCTTGTATTCAGGTAGGCCTGGGCAAACCAGTTTTTATAGATCCATCGAGTTTGAAAGAATTGATAGATCCAGTCATCGGCCAAGTAACGACCGATTCCTGTTATATTAATATTTGTTGCCTGGGCAAAACCATAATTTAAGCTGACAAAATGTTCCGGGGAGAAATCATAATCCATCCGCAAATCGAAACGGGTATTTTTAATGTCAAAATTGGGCATATCATCCACGCCATCATTATTGCGGTCCCGGATTATATTATCGGAACCAAGATAGGTCGTATCCACAATACCATCGCCATCACGATCTACTTCAATATCCCAACCCTTCCACCAAGCATTTCCATCTTCAAAATAATCATCCAATTTATCGCCATCGCCAAAATCATCATTTTGCCATTGATTATAATGGGCTGTTCTTTCCGCATGTTCAATATATTCCCAATCATGGGCAGAAAAATTGACCAAAGACACTTTATAGGCAAAGTTTCCTATTTGCTGGGAATGGCGAACTTGTGCTTTTGCAAAATTTCTTGTTCCGCCTGTAAATCCAATAACTGTACCCAGGGATTCTTGGGGACGTTTTGATATAATGTTAACCACACCTGCATGCGCATTAGGGCCATAGAGAGAAGAAGAAGGACCTAAAACCACTTCAATCTGTTTTACATCATCAGAGGTGAGGGGAATAACGTTGTAGGCGATTAATCGCAGGGAGGGGACATTGGCCATCCGTCCATCTGTTAATGTGAGTAAACGGCTACTAAAGCTTGAATTAAACCCACGAGCGCTCAGATTGTAACTGTCTAGTCCAGAAGCAGTAAAATCAACTCCTTTTATATTTTTGAAATAATCCCCCAAGTTGGGATTGCTTGCATTACGAATTTTTAATTCTGATATAATGGAAATAGCTGCAGGAGCATCGGTAATTTTTTCCCGTTTGCCGCGACTGGCTGTAACCACATATTCTTGTAGCTGAATAGCAGAAACAGAAAGTTGAACATTAAATGTATTTGGGCTCTGGGTAGAAATATTGATTTTTCCCTTGAACTCACTATAACCGATATAGGTGACTTTAATATCGAAAGGTCCTTCAGGAATTTTCTTAATAGTATAATGGCCGTTGAAGTCCGTAGCGGCACCTGTATTTAAACCAGAACCGTTAATGATTACATTAGCGCCAATTAAGGGATTACCAGTGTTTTTGTCGGTAATTACACCTGTTAAACTGGTTTTTTGGGAGAAGGCAAAGATAACGCTTAATAGAAAAATGGAGATTATTTTTTTCATCTGTGTCCTATTCTGTTTATCTTCAAAAAAAAAATAGGGGTGATCCAAAGACCACCCCCACCTCTATGAACGATACACTTGCGAGGCATCAAAGAGTAATTTTATTCAGCAGCTGTCCACTGGGATTCGAATGAGATTGTTTCATCCACCGGGATACAAACACCACTTTTGAGTGTAAATCTCATTTTACCACCGGATGCAGTGGCCAATCCTGCTAAGGCAAAATCGCCAGCACTGTCATCTGTTGGTACAGGCTGTGCTGGATTTGAGCTATTAACCAACATGGCGTAAGGTATGCCAAATGCGGATACGGTACCACCACTGGCCAAGTTGTCATAATGCATGTAAGCGACCATATCTGCAGGTGTAATATTTCCATCACCATCAAGGTCCGTTAATGGATTTTTAACATCGGTTACTTTTAAGGATGTTTCAGCAACAATATTGAAAGCATACCATGTTAAAAAGTTGCCCCACGAAGCGAGTTTGCCACTTGGATCATAGATATAGGCTTCTTTTGTTGTAACAAGAGCACCAGTTGCATCTTTATCTGCGTGGGGATCTTCAGCAATTGTGAATGCATCAACAACGGTATTCCGTGGTAATGCGTCAATACCTGAGATTACACGGTCATCGGCTTCGCTCCATGAATCCATCACTTCTGTGTAGCGGGAGCTGTGAGCGTCGCGATCTAAAAAGTCAATCGTCATTGTGCCCGCATCACCATCCACGGTAAGTGTTCCATCCGAGAAGGGGGGAAGCACTTGTTCAATATCGACTGCTGGCGCAAGGGCCACTTGATGTTTGCCGGTACTGTAATAGTCAAATGTGACCGTATAGTCACCCTGGTCGTTGATCTGGGGAACAGTTAAATATGGTGCACAAGTTTCTGTATTCAGACGAATGGAAGGATAAGTACCGGTAATTTTATAGGTACCCGGTTTATCCTTGCTGGGTGCATCGTCAAAAACACCTTTCATTGATATGCCGTAAGCAGCGAGTGCTGCAGTATTTAAATCATTGGTTCTTGGGAAGCCCGGTGAATTATCGCCCGCTTTCCAGGATGCCAGATCTTGACTCGTGGCGCCAGCTACCATAGCCGCATCTGCGCCAGTGGCTGCGGCAAAACCTGCAGCATCATTCCATGAAGCTACCAAAGTGTAAGCATCAGCAGAATTCGCCACGCCATCTTTGGTCACAACAGTTCGGGAGTAAGTTCCTTTAAGACCAGATAAGGTCCAAGTTCCTACCACGTCACCAAAAATTGGGGGATCTTCATCTTTATCACAGGCAGAAAAGACAATCATTCCTGCAAGTAGAATCGAGGATGTTTTAAAGAGTTTTGTTTTCATAATCTATCCTTTTGAGTATTCGTTCATTTTATATATTGTTAATTACTATTGCCAATTTCAGTATTACCTCGCAAGAGTTACTGAAATGCATGTTCAAAAGCTACAGCTTTCCTATACTGTGGTCAAATCTTTTTTTATAGGGAAATTTTAAGATTATTATCTACGAGTAAGCCATCTTTTCAGCGACCATAAAAGTATGATTATCCCTAAGAAAAAGAGCAAATGGCTAAAGATGAAATTCATTATGGTTTCCATACATTTAATATAAGAACCGTATGAAAAATCTATTACAC
Above is a window of Candidatus Neomarinimicrobiota bacterium DNA encoding:
- a CDS encoding tyrosine-type recombinase/integrase; protein product: MQKAQLLESAKQKLVIRNYSNQTIASYLSAISHFASWLITVKVTKVNDDVVEKYLYNLIHTQSRSISSMKQTIASLKFVFSEVLNRDIPSALNIRFRKEEKIPVVLSESEVARILNSVKNLKHKTILMTVYSSGIRLNELISLQIKDIDFDRNLIVVKMGKGKKDRQSVLSKSLKMVLKRYLLEYHPSHYLFEGQKGGKYSASSVQAIMKKAVNKVGIKKHATVHTLRHSFATHLLENGTDIRFIQELLGHKRLETTQIYTHISKVSFNRIKSPLDRLKIDK
- a CDS encoding cation transporter, whose protein sequence is MFEFITNYFVPKTKESAQIYRTKIGVFEGWVSVLVNGILFVIKLAIGIMVGAVSLIADAVHTLSDVISSGVVIWGFKQAEKPADVEHPYGHGRAEYIATLIIAILLVVAGIEFIQVAIDRIRNPELVSSEWWMVVALGVTILLKEVTARYAEFLSSKIASGTLHADAWHHRSDAISSLLVVIALVAGNFGYPAVDGWAGLGVSLFLIYTGYEIAKEAVDDLIGKPPSSEEVETIRQIVLDVNGVLGAHDIIVHSYGHDKFVSIHVEIDAIKSTGEAHDISEEVESRLEASLGVEPTIHLDPVHPNDPLVQDVMNHLSSITSQDDRVTDFHDIRVVNTENHQVILFGTNMKIGTTQKDIVACNQGLEKSLKEKFNNYEVQIKVSPMHRF
- a CDS encoding biotin--[acetyl-CoA-carboxylase] ligase; amino-acid sequence: MLFTNLVQANLKTRIFGQQIEYYTRLESTNSEAWEIIIEGAQSGALIVTDNQFSGKGRADRKWFAAADKSLTFSLILLHDLNANLSGWLPILSGLAVQKALLNFNTDVKLKWPNDLILNGKKVGGILCESKVKGNKLNQAVIGIGLNVNETMDDFDQSLQTSATSMHIQSNIFFQRERVLAEILNTLEPLIDGLPENIKTIQSHWEAACGHLNETVHFHNGDEMINGIFKSLGETGSAVLEVNGQEKRFYSGEIS
- a CDS encoding LysM peptidoglycan-binding domain-containing protein translates to MKKILASVTLLFIVSCGKQTAPALELQDTDATQNSSEVKRAELPTPQEATFAAKPEVIEETNSTDIPEHGPAADVDKDKKIVSEKPKKEIKVDPEVLFPDFAWEKQMIEPGDFLIKIAKREYGDFRLWRQIYAWNKNEIGENPNIIFPYHFLNLQKERLSAKTAEPTYTEYTVQTGDNLWNIAGNKYGDAKSWIILLWDNEETIKANAGILNPGMTLKLREKLDPNA
- a CDS encoding methylmalonyl-CoA mutase, whose product is MVADKAGQFPFTRGIYPNMYQDRLWTMRQYAGFTSAEESNQRYRYLLDQGVSGLSVAFDLPTQIGYDSDHSMAEGEVGKVGVPISSIRDIDRLFKDIPLDQVSTSMTINATAATMLALYIVSAEKNGVAPDKLHGTIQNDILKEYIARGTYIYPPEASMRLVTDVFSFCADHVPKWNTISISGYHIREAGSTAAQELAFTIANGIAYVQAAIDKGLKVDAFGKRLSFFFNAHNDFLTEIAKFRAARSLWAKIMKDRFGATDEKAMLCRFHTQTGGSTLTAQQVDNNVVRTTIQALSAVLGGTQSLHTNAFDEALALPTDNSAKLALRTQQVIAHESGVTNFVDPLGGSEVIEKLTSDLEEEALAIIEKIDNMGGAISAIKAGWVQSEIGKSAYEYQKSVDSKDNKIVGVNSFEEDDESESDLQEINQESVKNQIDGVLKFKEDRDNGSVQSKLTVLQSVANSENNLMPAIIDCIRAECTLGEVADSLRSQFGEF
- a CDS encoding DnaJ domain-containing protein — encoded protein: MLWGGLGWVLGGPIGAIIGYSLAGMSAQASGTYGGAYQSSDYPQTQPGDFIVSLLVLFSAVMKADKQMLKSELDYVKQFLSKQFSQKQVRDFMTLFKDIVKQDYPLKDVCRQIVRSMDHPSRLELIHVLFGLSKSDGHVHPDEVKVIHTIARYLNINEGDFDSIRAMFFRDTLSDYTILEVDLSASDSDVKKAYRKMATKYHPDKVGHLGKDLISLAEEKFKAVNDAYQNIKKDRGMK
- a CDS encoding DUF3467 domain-containing protein; the encoded protein is MEDNKNIQQINIELSQEVSEGEYANFVVVTHSPAEFVMDFTKILPGVTKARVHSRVIMAPQHAKAFLAALGDNINKFEQKNGEITPPANNGFGEYPITPPEGSLPN